The Chordicoccus furentiruminis DNA window TTTTGCGTTGAAAAAGATTGCGTTGATTGGCGTACTCTCACACATTTGACAATCGAAGCTGATGTTTTAATAGGAATGTATTAAAGGGCGTATTGATATTTAATATTCCCATTTATTGAGCAGAACGGAGTAAACCAAACACCCTAATCAAAAGGACAGCCGAGGAAATCGACTGTCCTTTTTCTATGCCGACAGGTAGAAAGGAGTGACCACCCATGACGAAACCGAGAGAAAAAAACGCGAGGAATTGCAAGCCGAGATTGAGGACGGGAAGAAGAAAATCCGGCAGCTTGAAAATCGGGAAAAGGTGTTGCGGCAAAAGTTATCCCAAGAGGAACGCAGGACGCGCAGCCATCGGCTGATCGTCCGGGGTGCGGTCTTTGAGAGCATTGTGCCAGAAGCAAAGACCATGACCGACGAAGAAGCCGCCGCCTTTCTCCGGCTTGCCCTGACGAGCGAGGAAGCGCGGGGCTATCTGAAAAAACGCACCGAGGGCGGGAAAAGCGAATAATCCCTTTGGTACAAAGGGCGCACTTATACACCCTTACGGGTGCGTGCGCTCTGCCGAGGGCTTGTCGGCACAGAGAGAAAGCCGCTTGCTTCCCTCTCTGACCGACATTGGCGGCTTTGCCGCAACAAGGGGCTGCACCCCTTGCGCCGCTTACGCGGCTATCCCTGCACACCCACAAAAACAGTATACCCGCCTTTGGCGTCTGTACCATTTTTGCGGGTTTTCATTTTATCCGGGAGGTGATACCCATAGCCATCTATCATTGTAATATCAGCATTGTCAGCCGGGGCAAGGGCAAATCAGCCGTTGCCGCAGCCGCCTACCGAAGCGGCGAAAAGCTGACAAATGAGTGGGACGGAATGACACACGACTACACCCGCAAAGGCGGTGTTGTCCATACGGAAATTATGCTGCCACCCCACGCCCCGCCCTCTTTCTCTGACCGTTCAACCTTGTGGAACAGCGTGGAGCTTTACGAGAAAGCCGGGAACGCCCAGCTTGCCAGAGAGATTGACGCGGCGCTCCCCATAGAGTTATCCAGAGAGGAACAAATCCGACTTGTCCGGGAATACTGTTCCTCTCAATTTGTTTCCAGAGGAATGTGCGTTGATTATGCCATTCACGACACCGGCAAGGGCAATCCCCATTGTCACATCATGCTTACCATGCGCCCCCTTGACGAGCGCGGCGCATGGGCGGCAAAGTCCCAAAAGGAATATGACCTTGATGAAAACGGCGAGCGTATCCGCTTGCCAAGCGGCAGATACAAGACGCACAAAGTTGACCTGACCGGCTGGAACGACAAGGGCAACGCCCT harbors:
- a CDS encoding DUF3847 domain-containing protein, with the protein product MTTHDETERKKREELQAEIEDGKKKIRQLENREKVLRQKLSQEERRTRSHRLIVRGAVFESIVPEAKTMTDEEAAAFLRLALTSEEARGYLKKRTEGGKSE